A single Acidaminococcus sp. DNA region contains:
- a CDS encoding dihydroorotate dehydrogenase electron transfer subunit: MKKYLVDGEVLGQQPLSQDICVLTVKAPEIAQNAEPGQFVTVRSNHLTVPLLRRPFGVAGVDRDKGTFLIMYRIVGEATKLLAELKAGDTISVMGPLGHGFALTGKHPLLVGGGVGLAPLHFLAANLTVPCDVVVGGRTADELFWTNLFRDKTEHQFETTNDGSRGTKGFVTAVLPELLASKVYDLVYVCGPSPMMHAVSEMVMKAGIPCQISLEKYMGCGLGACLSCTCSGIGKRVKVCKDGPVFWAQEVTEW, encoded by the coding sequence ATGAAAAAATATTTGGTTGACGGAGAGGTTCTGGGGCAGCAGCCGCTGTCCCAGGACATCTGTGTACTTACGGTCAAAGCACCGGAAATCGCGCAAAACGCTGAGCCGGGGCAGTTTGTCACAGTGCGTTCCAATCACCTGACCGTGCCGCTTCTGCGGCGTCCTTTCGGTGTGGCCGGTGTGGACCGCGATAAAGGGACGTTTCTTATCATGTACCGCATTGTCGGGGAAGCGACGAAACTTCTCGCCGAACTCAAAGCAGGTGATACAATCAGCGTCATGGGCCCCTTGGGCCACGGCTTTGCCCTGACGGGAAAGCATCCGCTTCTTGTAGGCGGCGGTGTGGGCCTTGCTCCGCTGCATTTCCTTGCGGCGAACCTGACCGTGCCCTGTGACGTCGTTGTCGGCGGGCGCACAGCCGATGAACTGTTCTGGACGAATCTTTTTCGCGATAAGACGGAGCACCAGTTTGAAACGACAAACGATGGTTCCCGCGGCACCAAAGGCTTTGTCACGGCCGTACTGCCGGAGCTTCTCGCTTCGAAGGTCTATGACCTCGTGTACGTCTGCGGCCCTTCGCCGATGATGCACGCCGTGTCGGAAATGGTCATGAAAGCCGGCATTCCCTGTCAAATCTCCCTTGAAAAATACATGGGCTGCGGCCTCGGCGCCTGCTTGTCCTGCACCTGCAGCGGCATCGGCAAGCGGGTCAAGGTCTGCAAGGATGGCCCCGTATTCTGGGCTCAGGAGGTGACGGAATGGTGA
- a CDS encoding dihydroorotate dehydrogenase has product MVKNAEMRLAVDIGGLHMKNPVTTASGTFGFGVEFEDFVDLNKLGAITVKGTTLKPRAGNKGQRVVETPSGILNCVGLENPGVEVFLNETLPKLKKYDTSIIVNIDGDSAEEYGELAEMLDVDGVAAIELNISCPNVKCGGLAFGTDPKQAAEVVKAARARTHKTIITKLSPNVTDITEIARAAEDAGSDAVSLINTLLGMKIDIERQCPVLGNVTGGLSGPAVRPVAVRMVYQVAQAVKIPIIGMGGITCWQDAMEFFLAGASAVAVGTANFQNPALTGQLCDGILGYLDAHHIDKLSDIVGKALPGGKL; this is encoded by the coding sequence ATGGTGAAAAACGCGGAAATGAGACTCGCCGTCGATATCGGCGGTCTTCACATGAAAAATCCGGTCACCACAGCTTCCGGAACCTTCGGCTTCGGCGTTGAATTCGAAGATTTTGTGGACCTCAATAAGCTCGGCGCCATTACCGTCAAAGGCACGACCCTCAAACCGCGCGCCGGCAATAAAGGGCAGCGCGTCGTGGAAACGCCGTCAGGCATCCTCAACTGCGTAGGCCTGGAAAATCCCGGCGTGGAAGTGTTCCTCAATGAAACGCTGCCGAAGCTCAAAAAGTATGACACGTCCATCATCGTCAATATCGACGGTGACTCGGCGGAGGAATACGGGGAGCTCGCAGAGATGCTCGATGTGGACGGCGTCGCCGCTATTGAGCTCAATATTTCCTGCCCGAACGTCAAGTGCGGGGGACTCGCCTTTGGTACGGATCCGAAACAGGCGGCAGAAGTCGTGAAGGCCGCCAGGGCGCGTACCCACAAGACAATTATTACGAAACTTTCACCGAACGTGACGGATATTACGGAGATTGCCCGTGCCGCAGAAGACGCGGGTTCCGATGCCGTATCGCTCATCAATACGCTCCTCGGCATGAAAATCGATATCGAGCGGCAGTGCCCGGTACTCGGCAACGTGACGGGCGGCCTCTCCGGTCCTGCCGTGCGCCCTGTAGCAGTGCGCATGGTGTACCAGGTAGCGCAGGCCGTCAAGATTCCGATTATCGGCATGGGCGGCATTACGTGCTGGCAGGATGCCATGGAATTCTTCCTGGCCGGTGCTTCAGCCGTAGCCGTGGGAACGGCCAATTTCCAGAACCCTGCTCTGACGGGTCAGCTCTGTGACGGCATCCTGGGGTATCTCGATGCCCATCACATCGATAAACTGTCCGATATCGTGGGGAAAGCTCTTCCGGGAGGGAAGTTATGA
- the pyrF gene encoding orotidine-5'-phosphate decarboxylase, protein MKADDRLITALDFPTADEAKAVVEELGDAVSFYKVGMELFYSAGPEMVTYLKEHGKKVFLDLKLQDIPNTVAHSLAVLTKLGADIMNVHAVGGPKMMAEGVKAVRETAEKLGRPAPKLIAVTILTSMDEAQWKPLHYANTIGEEVLDLAALAKESGLDGVVASPREAEGIRKRCGKDFLIVTPGVRPAWAAANDQSRIATPAMALKNGATHLVIGRPITKAADKQEAVRKILEEMEGVQA, encoded by the coding sequence ATGAAAGCAGATGACAGACTGATTACAGCCCTCGATTTTCCGACGGCGGACGAAGCCAAAGCAGTCGTTGAGGAATTGGGAGACGCTGTCAGCTTCTATAAAGTGGGCATGGAACTTTTTTACAGTGCCGGCCCTGAAATGGTAACGTACTTAAAAGAGCACGGCAAAAAAGTATTTCTTGATCTCAAACTGCAGGACATTCCCAATACGGTGGCTCATAGCCTTGCTGTATTGACGAAACTCGGTGCCGATATCATGAACGTGCACGCCGTCGGCGGGCCGAAGATGATGGCAGAAGGGGTAAAAGCTGTCCGCGAAACAGCGGAAAAGCTGGGACGCCCGGCACCGAAACTCATTGCCGTAACCATCCTGACGAGCATGGATGAAGCGCAGTGGAAACCGCTTCATTACGCCAATACCATCGGGGAAGAAGTCCTCGATCTGGCAGCACTCGCCAAGGAAAGCGGTCTTGACGGAGTCGTTGCTTCCCCGCGGGAAGCAGAAGGCATCCGGAAACGCTGCGGCAAAGATTTCTTAATCGTAACGCCTGGTGTACGGCCTGCCTGGGCGGCAGCCAACGACCAGAGTCGTATAGCAACGCCTGCAATGGCGCTCAAAAACGGGGCTACCCATCTTGTTATCGGCCGCCCGATCACGAAGGCAGCCGACAAACAGGAAGCGGTCAGAAAGATTCTTGAAGAAATGGAAGGAGTACAAGCATGA
- the pyrE gene encoding orotate phosphoribosyltransferase — protein sequence MNEHTVLRMLEETGAVLRGHFLLTSGLHSPTYVEKFNVLQRPEYTEQLCKEIASRFINDNVELVVGPMTGGILLAYEVAKNLGTRFFFTERVNGKMTFKRGFHIEPGTRVLIVEDIVTTGGSVREVLDVVKGEGGVPVGVGLLVDRSGGKVDFGVRTEPLLRLDVEAYKPEDCPLCKKGVPLTQRGRTGK from the coding sequence ATGAACGAACACACAGTCCTTAGAATGCTGGAAGAAACAGGTGCTGTCCTGCGCGGTCACTTTTTGCTGACGAGCGGACTGCACAGCCCGACGTATGTCGAAAAATTCAACGTCCTGCAGCGTCCGGAATACACGGAACAACTCTGCAAGGAAATTGCTTCCCGCTTCATCAATGACAACGTGGAACTCGTAGTCGGCCCTATGACCGGCGGTATCCTCCTGGCCTATGAAGTCGCAAAGAACCTTGGCACGCGCTTCTTCTTCACCGAACGCGTGAACGGGAAAATGACCTTCAAGAGAGGCTTCCATATTGAACCGGGCACCCGTGTCCTCATCGTGGAAGACATTGTGACCACGGGCGGCAGCGTCCGTGAAGTCCTCGACGTCGTCAAAGGGGAAGGCGGCGTACCGGTCGGTGTCGGTCTGTTGGTAGACCGCAGCGGCGGCAAAGTCGACTTCGGCGTTCGTACCGAACCCCTGCTGAGACTCGATGTCGAAGCCTACAAACCCGAAGACTGCCCGCTTTGCAAGAAGGGCGTACCTCTGACGCAGCGTGGACGTACCGGTAAATAA
- a CDS encoding CRISPR-associated endonuclease Cas3'', giving the protein MHFSDLSAHLEIIEGSVSKQSLSNHLLHTAQRAEELGTPLKLGNMCTLIGLLHDFGKASPDFQEYLLGQTQSGGDHSSMGGYCVNKIKEEWKTSPQYTNDDKNLNGYCEMLTYPILAHHGIYDVLSADYELRTKIRLDLAENRMITKNESVNFLPYLNELDQFSYWKFHKNLLTLFDLGFHEYLDWNKKIQTVSAEVSPKHKRQTAAFFQGATVRLLLSILKEADIYDSSNWNREDKDKVLTASEMKAIWNDMENKIEGLYQSFAKNKGKSIINDVRSELADETFSAANNTADGCFTLDMPVGSGKTLAGMRYAIRHALLHDDHRIFYVTAYLSVLEQNAKDIKNIIGQDYVLEHHSNVIEEENGDDNEEEYSLRSYLKDSWESPVVLTTMVQLTNTLFKGKSSNIRRFCKLAHSVIIMDEVQSLPLKTVYLMNLMTDFLTHFMGTVVIHCTATLPALDKRDVLTYPCLYGTAQQPPSLVTSKWSHHSVFSRVRFYSLLGSHFSDQMETADVLAQIRENLKDSKSILLILNTKSAVNTMCQAAKEEFGDSVDVVYLTTNLCAAHRLERIAGLKEQLRAIREGKRKKPLLCVSTNLISAGVNVDFDVVLDSMTSIDGVLQASGRCNREGKLAEKGKVYLLAYRQESFSHLPEMRKAREAAAKTLRKIFPDGLEKNRELDLSGNLEAYYKNLYRDDVVQSTLSYPVKNGNETILSYLGRNNTVVEGYNEVHHPEKIFLKRPFSTSFMLRQSFKTAADQFELIDEGGITAIVHYKNEDLLNDLYEAIDSEDYGKLKGLLKKLQRYTVTIRNPEKYADYLEAEDMLKKYGIYILNESCYDADVGLNKSQMQDEIF; this is encoded by the coding sequence ATGCATTTTTCTGATTTATCCGCACATTTAGAAATAATAGAAGGCAGTGTGAGCAAGCAATCGTTATCCAATCACTTGCTGCACACAGCTCAACGTGCTGAAGAGCTTGGTACGCCCTTAAAATTGGGGAATATGTGTACGCTCATAGGGCTGCTGCATGATTTCGGAAAAGCAAGTCCGGACTTTCAGGAATATCTGCTCGGCCAGACCCAATCAGGGGGTGACCATTCTTCTATGGGCGGGTATTGTGTCAATAAAATCAAAGAAGAATGGAAAACCAGTCCCCAATACACCAATGACGATAAGAACCTTAATGGTTATTGCGAGATGCTTACTTATCCCATCCTTGCTCATCATGGTATTTACGATGTACTGTCAGCTGATTATGAATTACGGACGAAGATTCGTCTTGATCTTGCTGAAAATAGAATGATTACCAAAAATGAGTCAGTAAATTTTCTCCCTTATTTAAATGAACTTGACCAATTTTCCTACTGGAAATTTCATAAAAATTTATTGACCTTATTTGATTTGGGATTTCATGAATATTTGGATTGGAACAAAAAAATTCAAACTGTGAGTGCAGAAGTATCTCCCAAACACAAAAGGCAGACCGCTGCTTTCTTCCAGGGCGCCACAGTTAGACTTCTGCTTTCCATCTTGAAGGAAGCGGATATTTATGATTCCTCTAATTGGAATCGTGAAGATAAAGATAAAGTCCTTACAGCAAGCGAAATGAAAGCCATATGGAATGATATGGAGAACAAAATTGAAGGTCTGTATCAGTCGTTCGCTAAGAATAAGGGAAAAAGTATAATCAATGATGTGCGTTCAGAACTTGCTGATGAGACATTTAGCGCCGCCAATAATACTGCGGACGGCTGCTTTACATTAGATATGCCAGTGGGATCAGGAAAGACACTCGCAGGGATGAGATACGCAATTCGTCATGCTCTTTTACATGATGATCATCGTATTTTTTATGTGACGGCCTACCTCTCAGTGTTGGAACAAAACGCAAAGGACATCAAGAATATCATCGGCCAGGATTATGTGCTGGAACACCACTCCAATGTTATTGAAGAAGAAAATGGTGATGATAATGAAGAAGAGTACTCTCTTCGCAGCTACTTGAAAGATAGTTGGGAATCACCTGTAGTACTAACGACAATGGTTCAGCTGACGAACACGCTATTTAAAGGTAAATCATCAAATATTCGACGCTTTTGCAAACTGGCGCACAGTGTCATCATTATGGATGAAGTGCAGTCACTGCCATTAAAAACGGTCTATTTGATGAATTTAATGACTGATTTTCTCACACATTTTATGGGAACAGTGGTGATTCACTGTACAGCTACGCTCCCAGCCTTGGATAAGAGAGACGTACTTACTTATCCGTGCCTCTATGGAACGGCACAGCAGCCGCCTTCTTTAGTGACATCCAAATGGAGTCATCATTCCGTTTTCTCAAGGGTTCGGTTTTACTCTCTGTTGGGCAGTCATTTTTCGGATCAGATGGAGACTGCAGATGTACTTGCCCAAATTCGTGAAAATTTAAAAGACAGTAAAAGCATTTTGCTTATTCTCAATACGAAGAGCGCTGTCAACACGATGTGCCAGGCTGCAAAGGAAGAATTTGGGGATTCAGTAGATGTTGTTTACTTGACGACCAATCTTTGCGCGGCGCATCGTTTGGAAAGGATTGCGGGGTTAAAAGAACAGTTAAGAGCTATTCGTGAAGGCAAGAGAAAAAAGCCGTTACTTTGCGTTTCTACGAATCTGATTTCTGCCGGTGTCAATGTCGATTTTGACGTCGTGCTGGACTCGATGACAAGCATTGATGGAGTCCTGCAGGCGTCCGGACGGTGTAACCGTGAAGGCAAGCTTGCTGAAAAAGGCAAAGTATATTTGTTGGCATATAGGCAGGAGAGTTTTAGTCATTTACCCGAAATGCGAAAGGCACGGGAAGCGGCAGCAAAGACCCTCAGAAAAATATTTCCCGATGGGCTGGAAAAAAATAGAGAGTTAGATTTATCTGGTAATCTCGAGGCTTATTATAAGAATCTTTATAGAGACGACGTTGTGCAGAGCACTTTATCCTATCCAGTTAAAAATGGAAATGAAACCATACTATCTTACCTGGGCAGAAATAATACTGTCGTAGAAGGGTATAACGAAGTGCATCATCCAGAGAAAATTTTTTTAAAACGTCCATTTTCTACCAGCTTTATGCTAAGGCAAAGTTTTAAAACAGCGGCTGATCAGTTTGAACTCATAGACGAGGGAGGAATTACTGCTATCGTTCACTATAAAAACGAAGATTTGCTCAACGACCTTTATGAAGCTATTGACAGTGAAGATTATGGAAAACTTAAAGGTTTACTGAAAAAACTGCAGCGTTACACGGTGACAATCAGAAATCCAGAAAAATATGCTGATTATTTGGAAGCAGAAGATATGCTCAAAAAATATGGCATTTATATCTTAAATGAAAGCTGCTATGACGCAGACGTAGGTTTGAATAAATCTCAAATGCAGGATGAAATCTTTTAA
- the cas5c gene encoding type I-C CRISPR-associated protein Cas5c — protein MFASNPFYMKIEGPYALFTDPLSKGIGEKVSYLVPTMQALKGIVEAVYWKPTLYYLIDEVKVLKPIQTETKSVLLPMNNGKKDLSHFTYLRDVSYAIKFHFEWAEGRPQLEQDRNEKKHEQILLRSMKRGGRRDIFLGTRECIGAVTRLREKEYDALTPPFTGKLSLGIMFHSFSYQETNKNKKGEGELYSQFDSIVMENGVIRFKRPEDCPIHHMLTNYKIHSFSKDSVRTVDEEWEAYNQEGGMAHESVSGSAQHV, from the coding sequence TTGTTTGCTTCAAATCCTTTTTATATGAAAATTGAGGGACCTTATGCGTTATTTACGGATCCGCTCAGCAAGGGGATTGGTGAAAAGGTAAGTTACCTGGTGCCAACCATGCAGGCCCTGAAAGGTATCGTGGAAGCGGTCTATTGGAAACCAACTTTGTATTATCTTATCGATGAAGTTAAAGTGTTGAAGCCGATTCAGACGGAAACGAAGAGTGTTCTTTTGCCAATGAATAATGGAAAAAAAGATTTAAGTCATTTTACGTACCTCCGTGATGTATCCTACGCCATCAAATTCCATTTTGAGTGGGCCGAGGGAAGACCTCAACTTGAACAGGACCGCAATGAAAAAAAGCACGAGCAGATTTTACTGCGCTCTATGAAGCGGGGCGGCCGTCGGGATATATTTCTGGGAACCCGGGAGTGCATCGGAGCAGTAACCCGTTTAAGAGAAAAAGAATATGATGCACTCACTCCGCCTTTTACAGGAAAGCTTTCTCTTGGCATTATGTTCCATTCTTTTTCTTATCAGGAAACCAACAAGAATAAGAAGGGTGAAGGAGAATTATATTCTCAGTTTGATTCCATCGTGATGGAAAATGGCGTCATTCGTTTTAAGCGCCCGGAGGATTGTCCAATCCATCATATGCTGACCAACTATAAAATTCATAGTTTTTCTAAAGATTCTGTACGTACGGTGGATGAAGAATGGGAAGCCTATAATCAGGAAGGAGGAATGGCGCATGAATCTGTTTCAGGCTCTGCTCAGCACGTATGA
- the cas8c gene encoding type I-C CRISPR-associated protein Cas8c/Csd1, whose product MNLFQALLSTYEYAESQQMVDDFHAPNVPTLLPLYHSNRRSSGKMDIAELTISEKGEFLEGRFLDEGEYVVFPVSETSVVRTANPCPHPLFDDFAYVAGSFDDPDSLKHKMYLEGLEPLSDFEKKHPNRTFRAIYDYVTRHDVKQDVLTVIKQTTAGTGYFQGKEKSPAEGEKKGNLDQINWYIDKNGKTELHHLLLPKIFIVFKVELNDETSDNNQMKLLHQFYIDYVNAQIKTDHSKDDYCDVSGEKQYCIFTHRGIMGTAKLIGISNHPETWRGRFKTGEEVVHVGYVTSQKVHNMLKFLMDSDAYKRYLGGSSYVISWMSHDLLLGGMPITSGVMASEEDEDDEKEEETVPSETYVLGSNRSRSITDFVAGIKDIKNTDIDNYFCVLMMEQINNGRIAVKYFRTFSNSDLKKRVTAWFHGLDWPIYSKQKQKRIAMAPSLFSITNVLVGDDSDKAITVSAKKEKVRVNFLERLMECMLEGKPLPRDIMELGFQRIINPATFRYHLGNAHLVVGSLIKKYEMDHGTQVVDQEGELISMSDRSFIYGRILAVYDQMESYAMKLRSEESSSEKAGRPTNASRLWTAMIQRPQQTTMELQKRTQYCRTYLLKSHKGYVVTLDKILGDLYTEILTLNKSDAVNNRPVNENFILGFYYQKQQFFTKHADHKSENKTQAEEA is encoded by the coding sequence ATGAATCTGTTTCAGGCTCTGCTCAGCACGTATGAATATGCTGAATCCCAGCAGATGGTCGATGATTTCCATGCTCCGAATGTCCCTACACTTCTGCCTTTATATCATTCCAATAGGAGAAGTTCGGGAAAGATGGATATTGCAGAACTGACTATCTCTGAAAAGGGTGAATTCCTGGAAGGCCGCTTCCTGGATGAAGGGGAGTACGTTGTTTTTCCCGTATCCGAGACTTCTGTCGTCCGTACTGCGAACCCCTGTCCACATCCTTTATTTGATGATTTTGCTTACGTAGCGGGGTCGTTTGATGATCCTGATTCTCTCAAGCACAAAATGTATTTGGAAGGGCTTGAGCCTCTTTCTGATTTTGAAAAAAAGCATCCTAACCGGACTTTCAGGGCGATTTATGATTACGTGACACGGCATGATGTAAAGCAGGATGTGCTGACTGTTATAAAACAGACAACGGCCGGGACGGGTTATTTTCAAGGTAAAGAGAAGTCTCCTGCTGAAGGCGAGAAAAAAGGAAACTTAGACCAAATCAATTGGTATATAGACAAAAATGGAAAAACGGAATTGCATCATTTGCTGCTGCCCAAGATTTTTATTGTTTTTAAAGTGGAATTGAATGATGAGACTTCTGACAACAATCAAATGAAACTGCTTCATCAGTTCTATATTGATTATGTAAATGCTCAGATTAAGACCGATCATTCTAAAGATGATTACTGCGACGTTTCAGGGGAAAAACAGTATTGCATTTTTACGCATCGTGGAATCATGGGTACCGCAAAATTAATCGGAATTAGTAATCATCCGGAAACCTGGCGAGGACGTTTTAAAACCGGAGAGGAAGTCGTTCATGTCGGATATGTAACTTCTCAGAAAGTACATAACATGCTTAAATTTCTCATGGATTCTGATGCTTATAAACGTTACCTAGGAGGCAGCAGTTACGTAATTTCCTGGATGTCTCATGACCTGCTCCTGGGAGGTATGCCGATTACATCTGGCGTGATGGCAAGTGAAGAAGACGAAGATGATGAGAAAGAAGAGGAAACCGTCCCTAGTGAAACCTATGTGTTAGGCAGTAATCGCAGCCGTTCTATCACTGATTTTGTTGCAGGTATTAAAGATATTAAGAATACAGATATCGACAATTATTTCTGCGTGCTTATGATGGAGCAGATTAATAATGGACGTATAGCTGTAAAGTATTTCAGAACCTTTAGCAATTCTGACCTGAAAAAGAGGGTTACAGCCTGGTTCCATGGTTTGGATTGGCCCATCTATTCTAAACAGAAACAAAAACGAATCGCAATGGCTCCATCATTGTTTTCAATTACCAATGTGCTTGTAGGAGATGACTCTGATAAAGCAATTACTGTGTCTGCCAAAAAAGAAAAAGTCAGAGTCAACTTCCTGGAAAGATTGATGGAGTGCATGCTGGAAGGAAAACCATTGCCCAGGGATATTATGGAATTGGGATTTCAGCGAATTATAAATCCGGCTACCTTCAGATATCATTTAGGAAATGCCCATTTGGTTGTGGGGAGTCTGATTAAAAAATATGAGATGGATCATGGGACTCAAGTAGTTGATCAGGAAGGAGAACTTATCAGTATGAGTGACAGAAGCTTTATCTACGGCAGAATTCTGGCAGTGTATGATCAGATGGAAAGTTACGCGATGAAATTAAGGAGCGAAGAGAGCAGCAGTGAAAAAGCAGGGAGACCGACAAATGCCAGCAGGCTTTGGACAGCTATGATTCAGCGCCCACAGCAGACAACCATGGAATTACAGAAACGTACACAGTACTGCAGAACTTATTTGCTTAAATCCCATAAGGGTTACGTGGTCACTCTTGATAAGATTTTGGGTGATTTGTATACAGAGATTCTTACACTGAATAAGAGTGACGCCGTAAATAATCGCCCCGTCAATGAAAATTTTATTCTGGGATTCTATTATCAAAAACAACAATTCTTTACGAAGCATGCTGACCATAAATCTGAAAATAAAACTCAGGCTGAAGAAGCTTAA
- the cas7c gene encoding type I-C CRISPR-associated protein Cas7/Csd2 encodes MSTLSKKIDFVLFFSVKDANPNGDPLLENMPRTDYEGHGEVSDVCLKRKIRNRLQDAGYEIFVQANDRIEDGMKSLEERFGKEFTSKQDDSEVREKACEKWMDVRSFGQVITFQKRSIGIRGPVSISLAKSLDPVSTISMQITRSTNGMKAAKEGGRSSDTMGTKNFVEFGIYKACGSINCYFAEKTGFSDEDAEAIKKALLTLFENDMSSARPEGSMAVERLYWFTHPNKLGIASSAKIHRLVTAEKKCEGEPKSFADYEVSVDEERLASYQNQGLQMEVLDGE; translated from the coding sequence ATGTCTACATTAAGTAAAAAAATTGATTTCGTTCTGTTCTTTTCTGTAAAAGACGCTAATCCTAACGGTGACCCGCTCCTTGAAAATATGCCTCGTACGGACTATGAGGGTCACGGAGAAGTATCCGATGTCTGCCTTAAAAGAAAAATTAGAAATCGCCTCCAGGACGCAGGTTATGAAATTTTTGTCCAAGCTAATGACCGTATTGAAGACGGCATGAAATCCTTGGAAGAAAGATTCGGAAAGGAATTTACTTCTAAGCAGGATGATTCAGAAGTAAGGGAAAAGGCTTGTGAAAAATGGATGGATGTGCGGAGTTTTGGGCAGGTTATCACCTTCCAAAAGCGTTCCATCGGGATCCGCGGACCTGTTTCTATCAGTTTGGCTAAGAGCCTTGATCCGGTAAGTACTATTTCCATGCAGATTACGAGAAGTACAAATGGTATGAAAGCTGCCAAAGAAGGCGGCCGTTCCAGTGATACCATGGGGACCAAAAACTTCGTCGAATTTGGCATCTATAAAGCCTGCGGCAGCATTAACTGTTATTTTGCCGAAAAAACCGGTTTCAGTGATGAAGATGCAGAGGCAATCAAAAAAGCTTTACTGACTTTGTTTGAAAATGATATGTCAAGTGCCCGCCCTGAAGGCAGCATGGCTGTTGAAAGATTATACTGGTTCACGCATCCCAATAAGTTGGGAATTGCCTCTTCCGCTAAGATCCATAGACTGGTTACTGCAGAGAAAAAATGTGAAGGCGAGCCCAAATCTTTTGCTGATTATGAGGTATCGGTTGATGAAGAACGTCTTGCCTCCTATCAAAACCAGGGATTACAGATGGAAGTCCTGGATGGCGAATGA
- the cas4 gene encoding CRISPR-associated protein Cas4 produces MNTDLKICNETEYLQIAGIQHFVFCRRQWGLIHLEQRWEENFFTADGRIKHDRVDHGPTSEKIGSKRVLRSMHVVSHKLQIQGKCDAVELVEDPDGSYFSKYHTKYNVYPIEYKRGKEKDNDSDTLQLVAQAICLEEMMGVHISTGFIYYFETRRRKEIAISDELRDKVKEILAEMNKYYKQAYVPRVKKTRKCRACSLQNICMPELGNVKSAKAYIQEVTEE; encoded by the coding sequence ATGAACACAGATTTAAAAATTTGCAATGAAACGGAGTACCTCCAGATTGCAGGCATACAGCACTTTGTCTTTTGTCGCCGCCAGTGGGGACTGATTCATCTTGAGCAGCGGTGGGAAGAAAATTTTTTCACTGCTGATGGAAGAATTAAACATGACAGGGTGGATCATGGACCAACTAGTGAAAAAATAGGCAGCAAGAGGGTACTTCGTTCCATGCACGTTGTTTCCCATAAACTGCAGATCCAGGGAAAATGTGATGCTGTTGAGCTTGTGGAAGATCCCGATGGCAGCTATTTCAGCAAGTATCATACGAAATATAATGTCTATCCTATAGAATATAAAAGAGGTAAAGAAAAGGATAACGACAGCGATACCCTGCAGCTGGTGGCCCAAGCAATTTGCCTGGAAGAAATGATGGGTGTCCATATCTCTACGGGCTTTATCTATTATTTTGAGACGCGTCGGCGAAAAGAGATTGCAATCTCTGACGAATTGCGTGACAAAGTAAAAGAAATCCTTGCTGAGATGAATAAATACTATAAACAGGCCTATGTACCCAGGGTCAAAAAGACTCGAAAGTGCAGAGCTTGTTCTCTGCAAAATATTTGCATGCCGGAACTTGGAAACGTGAAGTCGGCCAAAGCCTACATTCAGGAAGTGACAGAAGAATGA